acaatgaaaaataaattcaaaataacTAAGAAAGGGACGCGGGTAGTCCCATTAAATATCGAACTTATGACCTCTAGGTCAATAAGCGAGAGTATGCACCCCTACACTAtactctctttttatttttattttacaattatttcGTTCTCATCAATTTTCTCAAAAGTCCGAGTTAACTGCTTTTACGTTAGCTATAGAGTTCTCGAGGTTGACTCCGAGGTGATTCGCGGTAGAGTTGTCGGAATTGAAGCTTGATGTTATTATATACTTAAGgttttttagggttttaagGTACAGAGAGACTAGCATGCTTTCGTCAAATACCTATAGTGTGATAGATGGAAACTCGTGTTTAGATTTGCTAGCGACCAgagttttttttctccttctctTATGAGTCCATTATATAGTGTCCCAATATTCGGTATTCCAAATGAATTGGACTTCACGTTGTTAAAAGACTTCTGCATTGCTATTAACTTCTTCATAATTGGATTTCGACCCATATCCTAGAACAAATCTAAGAAAAACGCCAACATGTGAACgaatttctttaatatatttttcagtaatttctGTCACCTAATAAAATTCCAatgtttaaaagaaaattaaaatgaaaaggagaaaaagtaTATCTTCCCATTTTTTTGGCAGTACGTGTTCCCAATCAGAAACTAAATCGATTATtagattattatattaattatctaattcaaaaataatgaTGTGCGTAGCCCACGGGATacgtttttcttttgtttgtcAAGCTTTTTATCTTGCAAACCTTTTTCCTctttatttagaaaaaggaGAACCAACGAATTAATTAATGGGTACACTTGCACATCAATTTCATCGTCAACATACTTTCGATGAAAGCATATTATGATTCTCGTGTAAGTGCATAGTCAGTATTTAAGATTATTCATTTTGATCTGATTcaacatcttttttttttaaacgaGTGTCATATCACTTCACgccataaataaatatgtacaATATTTAAGAAATTACAACAACCGATCGTTGGAGATAAACTTAAATCAGTACTACTATTATGACCATAGTAATATACGCATATATTAGTATCTATGCTTTAGCAGGTCCATAAATATCTTATCATTTCCGTATATATAcgttttaataattttatggAGAAACATATGGATAAGTGGCCTAACTTTCATTAATTGAAACAGGAATCAAACCAAGAAACtcgctttcatatatataataatacatgcaaataataaaaatttctctATATAAACACAAAAACGATTGCTTTCAACCAgggttatcagaaccggaccggacgtTGAACCGCAAGGAGTATAGGTTTATGAGTTTACGGATTCAATTGGGAGTTTGATGGGTCGGACcataagtttaattaaaattaaaattttatttatatcattaaaaaattgatatttaaCATAATTATTCAATGACTATAAAGCTTTTAAGGTCAAGTACGTAGACCAAACAAGAAGCATGGCTTGTGTGGTTAGTGAGTGGTGCATTAACGGTGGGTAGTAGGAGGTCAAGAGTTCGACTCCTGCCCCAAACATCCTTTGAACATTTTCAAACGCAAAAAGTAAAGTCACAGAACCCATTAAACCGGTCGGTTCAAAGGGATTTTGCTTAAAAGTCACCGGTCGGTTCAAAGGGATTTTGCTTAAAAGTCAGTCGATTTCTTGAGTTTAACGGTTTAATTCTGCATATTCGGTTTTATTGAGAACCGGACCGATGAGGATGTTCATATCCAATCGAACCgatcgaaccggccggtccagTTCAGTTAGGtgcgcgtgtatatatatatatatatatcatgtgtATTTTTCGGTTAGCTAGCTCTATTCGTTTATCTTACACTAGTTTGACCAGAAGCATGGGATAGAGATTCTGGTACATTTTGTGTTAGAGTTAAGTAAAgttaagttttaattttaattagattgtgatgattgtattgttgaattatgagaaaaaaataatgaatagttgagagaaagtaattattgtgttgttgaattgaagataagtggagtagaATTAAAACTAACGTTAAAATCGATTTGTGAAACTAAACAATGCTTAATAATATGTTTAGAATCGCAATGAAACCATTTATGACTGCATAGGACAATGAAATGTCTTTTAACATTCCAATAAATAGGGCTGACATTATTTGATATGATACCATAACACGATATGAATACGACACGGAGTTAAGCGGATTTAGATTAAGGCTAAATGTGTTTCGTGTCTAAATAGAACCCTTTTAGacacaatatataaatatgtttaAACGAATTCAACCTTTGTAACTTGTTTTGATACGGACCAGTTTATATTATGTGTTATCgtgttaataaatttgtttcacatattgtatcaatttatagaagaaagtatactaaaataatctaaatttgtttatataaattacaaatttatgGTGCTTTTATCATGTCAATCGTGTAGTAACGtgtaattaaagttaatagtGTCATATCATGTAGGCATAATATGTACCTACAGGTAATAGTGTTATATTGTGCAGGTAAGTATATATGCACATTTAGACACGCTTAGTTAAACGGGTGAGACGTGTTgtatccgtgtcaacccgtaaataaacgtgtcgtgttcgTATTTAAAAATCTCGACATGTTTATTAAACTTGTCGTGTTCGGGTAGTTTTTGacacgaacccgtttagacacgatcTGTTTAAATATGGCACGACACGTATTGTCAATCCTAACAATAAATACATGACCAATTTCTtagatgaaataaataaaaataaacaaattataGCTGAAGGAGTATGtcagttactttgattttgattgtaaaaaaggaaaaatgagatgtaattataaatttaacttgggaaatgtgtatttttgttgtgtagtgtgttgagttaaagttaaagttaaagttaaaatcaaatttattggAATCCAAACGGGCAGTTAGAAGTTTCCACTTCTGCCGAGAGCCTTTAAGGGCTGATCCTTAGGCATGCTCAGTCCAGTTACTTCACTCAAGTCCACTAACTCTTCACTGACTCTATCCCACTCAAAGCATTGAATTAGGGCTCCTAGGCCCAAGCCCAGCATCCTGTGGGCCAGCCCAGAACCAGGGCAGGCCCTCCTCCCCAGCCCAAATGGCAACAATTTATGCGTATATCCAAATTTGTCCATTCCCTCGAACCTCTCCGGCTTAAAACTCGTTAGGATCTCCATTATTTAATAGACAATGAACTGCCGTAATATAAGATGCTTGGCTTATTAGTAGGAAACAATGTGAACATATAAGGACTGATCGTGCCGACCTACCAGGATCATGGCCTTGATGACATCGTCGGAGTAATTACCAGGCTCCGACCACTGAAAGTCCAGCATCAGATCAACAATTGTCTTAGAATGACCACTTCCTTCCCCTGTTCTCTTCCTATGCTCATCTATCAATCCCTGCAAGAACACGTCGGCCCTTTTCTTCGTCgccatcttcctcttctcctgtCCCCGACCGAGACCCAACCACCGCAGCATCGGCACAAGATCCCCGAGGTCCGATGTCACGCTCAGCTCGAACACATCCCTTATGATGCCCCTGAACTTCTCGGCCTCGTCCATGTCATCGACCTCGGCCCCAAAGTACCGCTTCCCCAACACCATCCTCATAATGATGTTGAACGTCAGCTCCTCTAGCCTGGGCCTCATGTCCACCCTTGCGACACCATCGCATTCCATAACAGTCTGATGCAGGTTCTTCACCAGGAACCTCACCTCCTTCAGTCGGATCCCGAGAAACGAGTTCAGTCGGCTGGCTGAGAAGATCTCAAGGAAGGAGATGCGGCGAAGGTTTCGCCAGAGGGGCCCATACGAGGCAGACGCCATGGTTGTGAAGTTGTAGCTCAGTTCCCTCCAGCCCTCAATGCGGGGCCTGTTCGTGAAAATGACGTCGTTCTTCCCGAAGCATTCCTCAACTGCTGACTGAGAGGAGAAGACCACCACAGGGAGAGACCCAAAGGAGAGGGAGATTACCGGGCCGTAGCGGCGGGAGATCCTCTCGAGGGAGCGGTGTACTGGTTCCTTGATGAGGTGGAGGTGGCCGACAAACGGCAAAGAAGGTGGGCGTGGGGGCAGGTTCCTGGCCCGCTTATGGCTTGATTTCAAGAGCTTCGACTTCGATAATAAGAAGAGGGTGATGAAGATTAGGGCAGAGAGGTAATAGAGAAAGGTTTCTTCCATGGAGATTTTGATCTGAGATGTGGTATTGTATGGCACACATTACTCTTATATACGATATTTTACTACTGATGAACCTctaattcaagaaaaaaagaaagatttgataaaaatttaaaaatatgacaTTGATGAGCCAAATTTATCCAATGCTgatgataatatttttaagGAAGTATCCTTCCTTCCTGCAAATTTTCCTGCATTGGTTGCCAttgatatttcatatatttatgacCCTGCCACTATCTGACCGTTTGGAGGAATGGGAAGCTTCTCTTCCCTCATAATTGCTTCCCTATTTCAAGTTCGGTTCACCGCTTATTCCCTGTAAGGTTGTGAATTCGAGCTTTGTAAATGTTAAAAATTCACGATCAAAAGAATTTTACTTCTTAGTGGATTAATCCAgttcgaac
Above is a window of Punica granatum isolate Tunisia-2019 chromosome 7, ASM765513v2, whole genome shotgun sequence DNA encoding:
- the LOC116214516 gene encoding cytochrome P450 81Q32-like produces the protein MEETFLYYLSALIFITLFLLSKSKLLKSSHKRARNLPPRPPSLPFVGHLHLIKEPVHRSLERISRRYGPVISLSFGSLPVVVFSSQSAVEECFGKNDVIFTNRPRIEGWRELSYNFTTMASASYGPLWRNLRRISFLEIFSASRLNSFLGIRLKEVRFLVKNLHQTVMECDGVARVDMRPRLEELTFNIIMRMVLGKRYFGAEVDDMDEAEKFRGIIRDVFELSVTSDLGDLVPMLRWLGLGRGQEKRKMATKKRADVFLQGLIDEHRKRTGEGSGHSKTIVDLMLDFQWSEPGNYSDDVIKAMILVGRHDQSLYVHIVSYILTSFKPERFEGMDKFGYTHKLLPFGLGRRACPGSGLAHRMLGLGLGALIQCFEWDRVSEELVDLSEVTGLSMPKDQPLKALGRSGNF